Genomic DNA from Halobaculum sp. MBLA0147:
TCCGTGTCGATCGGCCGTTCGACCGTGAACGGACCGACCTGCGTCCCGCGGCCCTCGACCGGCCACCCGTAACCGATGGGGCCGGTCGCGCCGACGCTCACGTACCCGTCGGCCTCCGCCGGGAGCACGATCACGCCATCGTCGAGGTTCGTCCCGTCGTTGCCCGCCGCCGCGACCGGGAGTGCTCCCTGCCCGACCGCGAACTGGCCGACGGCCGAGAGGAAGTCCACCGTCACGCCGATGCCGGAGCTGTCTTCGGGGATCGGCGGCGTCCCCAACGAGAGGTTCAGCACGTCACACCCCGCGCCGGTGAACGCACTGCCGCCGTTGGCCGGTGGAGAGACGGTCACCGGCGCACCCTCGGGGGCGGCACCGACGACGACCGCCGCCGCCACGTCCGCGAACGACGCCCCCGCGCCGGAGAACACGCGCAGGTCGACGACCTCGGCGTCGGGTGCCATCCCGCGCACCCCGGCACCGTTGACCGCCGCCGCGGCCGTCCCGGCGACGTGTGTCCCGTGGTCGTCGTTGAGCGGGCCGGGGCCCTCGCCGTCGGCGGTGAAGTTCTCCGAGAGGTCCTGTCGGACGTTCGGGAGGTCTGGGTGTGCGAAGTCGTCGTCCGGGTTCGCGCCCAACACCCCGTCGTCGATCACCCCGATCCGCGTGCCGTCGCCGGTGGCGGTCTCGTGGACCCGTTCGATCTGCTGTTCGCGCTTGTCCCACTGGAGGTCGTACAGCGGTTCCGATGTCTCGGCGGCGGCCGGGTCCGCCTCTGCCGCCGCGACCACCTCTGGCGGTTCGATCGCCACGTCGAGGTCCGCCGTGTACCGCGCCTCGGCGGGCATCGCCGACTCCGAGCCGCGGACGACGACGAACTCGATCCCGTCGCCGTCCGGCGTCACGTCTCGGAAGTCGTACACCACCTCCATCGCACTCACCATCTCGGAGACCGGTGTCTCCGTCGCCGCCGTGTCCACGACGTATCGGTCCTCGCTCGGCTCCGCCGCGAACGCACGGCCACTCGCCCCGACGACCGTCGCCGCACTCAACAGCTTCAGCACACCTCGCCGCGTGGTCTCGTGTACCATACTACATCCCTCCACTCGACAGACAATAATGGTTGTCCATTACATACTCGGTACCAACTCCGTCGTCGGCCGTAATCCGGTTGCTGACGGTGTCGCGGGCGTCGACGACCGCCCCGGTGGTGGTAGTCGAGGAGGGGTCGACGAGACGAGGGCGGACCCGAACGTCTATGTACGGGCGGGCAGGCAGGAGGCGTATGGTACTCGGTCTCGCGTCGGTCCCGGACCTCCTGCGGCTCGTCTTCCTGCCGGCGTTCGCGTGGGCCGCCTACCGCGACGTGCGGACGCGGCGGCTCCCGAACGCGTTGTGGCCGCCGCTGGCGCTCGTCGGCGTCGTCGCGCTGGCGCTGGAGGCGGCGGCGACGTACCCGTTCGCGGGGTACGAGGGACGGGTGTTCCTCGTCCGCGTCGGGTTCGCGCTGCTGTTCCTGTTGCCGTTCGCCTACGGAGCGTACTTCCTCCGGGCGTTCGGCGGTGCGGACGCGAAGGCGACGATGGTGTTGGCGCTCGGGCTCCCGACCACCCCGGCGTACGCGCTGCCGGCCGGGGTGGTCGCCGCGCTCCCGCCGACGGTGCTCGCGGCGCTGCCGCGGACGACGCTCCCGCTCGTCCCGTCGCTGTTGGGTGTGACCGCGATGGCGACGCTGACGAACGCAGTGTTGGTCGCGCTGCTGTACGTCGGCTACCTCGCCGTCGGCAACCTCGTCCGGGGACGGGTCGGCCTCGCGATGTTCGTCGGGCGTCCCACGCCGGTCGAACGGCTGGCGGACCGCCACGGTTCGCTGCTCCGGACGGACGGGAGTCTCCCCCGGAGCGGACTCGACCTCGACGCCCTGCGGATGTACTTCCGGTGGCGCGGCTGTACGCTCGCGGACCTCCGGGCGGACCCGGCGGCGTTCAGAGAACCCGACTTCGTCGGCGACACCTTCGACCCGACGGACGGCGCGACCCACCGTGGCCCGGACACCGGCGGCCCGGCGGGGAGCGGGGCGGCCACCAGTGGTGCCGGGAGCGACGCGGCGACCGATGGACGCGAGGCCGACGACTGGGCCGGGACTGGGTTCGTCCAGGCGGAGACGGAGGAGACGGCGGACGCAGGCGACGCCGAGACGAGTGGGACCGAGGCCGGAACGGTGACCGAGGCAGGGACTGCAGCGAACGCGAGCGAGGCCGAGACGACCGACACAGACGCGACGGGGACGGGAGCGACGACCGACACAGATGCGACGGCGACCGACACGGACGAGGCGACCGACGACGCGCTCCACGATCCGTGGGCGGCGGCGGCGTTCCTCGACGCCGTCGACGGCTCCGCGTACGGGACGACGCCGGAGACGCTCCGCTCGGGGTTGCAGACGGTCGCCGAGACGGACCGCGTGTGGGTCTCGCCCGGGCTGCCGTTCGTCGTCCCGCTGTTCGGCGGGCTCCTCGTCGCACTCACACTCGGGGACGTGTTGACCCTGCTGTTGCGTGCGGTCGGGCTCGCGTGAGTCGCCGCCGCGTCACACCAGCGAGGCGGCGTACGCGAGCGACGACAACACCATCAACGCGACGAGCAGGATCGAGATGAGCTGTTGTCTGTCCACGGTGGTGGCTGGCGGCAGAGGGTGAAAACTCCCGCGGTCACTGCGAGTCGCGAGGGTGGCGCCGATCGACGGCGCACACCACCCAACCGACACCTCACGCGAGCGCGGCGAGGTCGAACTCGAAGCCGGCGACCGGGAGTTCCAGGTCGTGTGCGACGAGCACCGCCGGGTGGAGTTCGCCGATCACGCCGACCGGCTCCCCGTCGATCACGACACTCGCCGTCCGGCCGTCGAGGAACGACGGGTGGTCCGTCGGCGGGGTCGCCAACTCGGCGTCGAAGGCGTCACACACCGCCTGCAGACGCCCCTTCGCGTCCTCGTAGGTGGCGTCCGTCCGGCCGAGGACGGCCGCGACGTGGCGCGACTCCGCGACGTGGGTCGCCTCGTCGTCGTCGCGGTGGGCGACGAAGCCGATCTCCGCGAGGTCCTGCGGGTACGCCCGGTGGGTGTTGTTCTCCAACACCTGCGTCAGCGACGGGAGCAGCCAGGTCCGGAGTTGCGTGTACTCCTCGCTGTACGGCGACGTGATCTCTGCGGGCGGCGCCGCCCCGAACGCGTCCCCATCGGGCTCCAGTCGGAACGCCTCGTAGTTCCGGCCGGGCGCGGTCATGTGGAAGTTCAGCGTGTCCTCGAAGCCGAGTCCGACCAGTGTCTCCCGGACGGCGTCCTCCAGCCGCGAGCGCTCGTGACGACCGCCGACGGTGCCAACGTCGGGGAGCGTCGACTCCAGTTCGCCGAAGCCGTACGCTCGACCCACGTCGTCGATCAGGTCCGTCGGGTGGAGCACGTCGACGCGGTACGGCGGGATCTCCACGTCGTACACCGTCTCCTCGCCCAGCGAGTACGCCGCGTCCAACCCGGAGCGCTCGAACAGGTCGACGACCTCGTCGGGCTCCAAGTCGATCCCGAGCGTGGACTCGATTCGCTCGTGTGCGACGGACTTCTCGTCGACGGCGAGGTTCGGGCGGAGCAACTCCGGTCCGTACTCGTCCGGGTGGGTCGCGCCGTCGGCGTACTCGACGCGGACCTCTTCCAGGCGGCCGCCGCGGGCGGCGAGTGCGTAGCAGATCACCACGCACATCTTGTCGATGGTCCACTGGTCCGTGCCGGTGAGTTCGACGAACAGGTCCCGGGAGTCCGTCGTCACCTCCGTCCGCTGGCCGTTGATCACCGGCGGGAACGAGAACAGCCCCTGCCGGTCGTAGATCGCCGGGTAGCGGTCGTACTCGGCCACGAGGTCCGCGTACGTCTCCCCCGTCGGGTGGTCGGCCAACACGTCGGCGGGTGTCGCGCCGCCGTCCCCGATCCCGGCCATCGACTCGTGGTCGAGCGGGACGAAGCGGTCCCCGTCGGGCTCGATCCCGCGG
This window encodes:
- a CDS encoding S8 family serine peptidase; the encoded protein is MVHETTRRGVLKLLSAATVVGASGRAFAAEPSEDRYVVDTAATETPVSEMVSAMEVVYDFRDVTPDGDGIEFVVVRGSESAMPAEARYTADLDVAIEPPEVVAAAEADPAAAETSEPLYDLQWDKREQQIERVHETATGDGTRIGVIDDGVLGANPDDDFAHPDLPNVRQDLSENFTADGEGPGPLNDDHGTHVAGTAAAAVNGAGVRGMAPDAEVVDLRVFSGAGASFADVAAAVVVGAAPEGAPVTVSPPANGGSAFTGAGCDVLNLSLGTPPIPEDSSGIGVTVDFLSAVGQFAVGQGALPVAAAGNDGTNLDDGVIVLPAEADGYVSVGATGPIGYGWPVEGRGTQVGPFTVERPIDTELPTYEPAFYTNYGAEGVDVTAGGGNVDPDGVGVVPIRRLLFDYVLSTTFQTDPDAPEDARLEAYTPSYGGKPGTSFAAPNVSGFAALLYEALGEDATPAAVRDRIESFAQPRPVGRAGETTAPGVTPNVSDDGTVDGDQPSAPGSAPGGLDADEYRGEGHVNVLPAVRSAAGGDDGNGRGGGDGRGGGNGRGNGGN
- a CDS encoding prepilin peptidase produces the protein MVLGLASVPDLLRLVFLPAFAWAAYRDVRTRRLPNALWPPLALVGVVALALEAAATYPFAGYEGRVFLVRVGFALLFLLPFAYGAYFLRAFGGADAKATMVLALGLPTTPAYALPAGVVAALPPTVLAALPRTTLPLVPSLLGVTAMATLTNAVLVALLYVGYLAVGNLVRGRVGLAMFVGRPTPVERLADRHGSLLRTDGSLPRSGLDLDALRMYFRWRGCTLADLRADPAAFREPDFVGDTFDPTDGATHRGPDTGGPAGSGAATSGAGSDAATDGREADDWAGTGFVQAETEETADAGDAETSGTEAGTVTEAGTAANASEAETTDTDATGTGATTDTDATATDTDEATDDALHDPWAAAAFLDAVDGSAYGTTPETLRSGLQTVAETDRVWVSPGLPFVVPLFGGLLVALTLGDVLTLLLRAVGLA
- a CDS encoding phenylalanine--tRNA ligase subunit beta; translation: MPVVDIDTDELRALTGHEEKSDEAFVDDLFALGLEFEGETEDGDYQFEFGPDRLDRLSVEGVARSLRYQYGDARGVHVPDTNAADWVIEVEETVPDERPYVTGAVVRGVELDESALESLIQLQEKLHATMGRGRAKGAIGIHDLAMLRGDRLATGGTDLVGGDAESEEADPDRDPADEDPIEAPTVTTRDVQSEAADDDTSARSPQKSITYRGIEPDGDRFVPLDHESMAGIGDGGATPADVLADHPTGETYADLVAEYDRYPAIYDRQGLFSFPPVINGQRTEVTTDSRDLFVELTGTDQWTIDKMCVVICYALAARGGRLEEVRVEYADGATHPDEYGPELLRPNLAVDEKSVAHERIESTLGIDLEPDEVVDLFERSGLDAAYSLGEETVYDVEIPPYRVDVLHPTDLIDDVGRAYGFGELESTLPDVGTVGGRHERSRLEDAVRETLVGLGFEDTLNFHMTAPGRNYEAFRLEPDGDAFGAAPPAEITSPYSEEYTQLRTWLLPSLTQVLENNTHRAYPQDLAEIGFVAHRDDDEATHVAESRHVAAVLGRTDATYEDAKGRLQAVCDAFDAELATPPTDHPSFLDGRTASVVIDGEPVGVIGELHPAVLVAHDLELPVAGFEFDLAALA